In one Pseudoliparis swirei isolate HS2019 ecotype Mariana Trench chromosome 23, NWPU_hadal_v1, whole genome shotgun sequence genomic region, the following are encoded:
- the tubb4bl gene encoding tubulin beta chain produces the protein MREIVHLQAGQCGNQIGAKFWEVISDEHGIDPTGSYVGDSHLQLDRISVYYNEASGGKYVPRAILVDLEPGTMDSVRSGPFGQLFRPDNFVFGQSGAGNNWAKGHYTEGAELVDSVMDVVRKEAEGCDCLQGFQLTHSLGGGTGSGMGTLLISKIREEYPDRIMNTFSVVPSPKVSDTVVEPYNATLSVHQLVENTDETYCIDNEALYDICFRTLKLTTPTYGDLNHLVSATMSGVTTCLRFPGQLNADLRKLAVNMVPFPRLHFFMPGFAPLTSRGSQQYRALSVPELTQQMFDAKNMMAACDPRHGRYLTVAAVFRGRMSMKEVDEQMLNVQNKNSSYFVEWIPNNVKTAVCDIPPRGLKMSATFIGNSTAIQELFKRIGEQFTAMFRRKAFLHWYTGEGMDEMEFTEAESNMNDLVSEYQQYQDATTEEGEFEEEGEEEVA, from the exons TTCTGGGAGGTGATCAGTGATGAGCATGGCATTGATCCCACTGGTTCCTACGTTGGAGACAGCCATCTGCAACTAGACAGAATCAGCGTCTATTACAATGAGGCCTCAG GTGGAAAGTATGTGCCCCGAGCCATCCTGGTGGACCTGGAGCCGGGTACGATGGATTCAGTCAGGTCCGGTCCCTTCGGACAGCTCTTCAGACCTGACAACTTTGTCTTTG GTCAGAGTGGAGCTGGAAACAACTGGGCCAAGGGCCACTACACAGAGGGGGCCGAGCTGGTGGACTCCGTCATGGATGTCGTGAGGAAAGAGGCTGAGGGCTGCGACTGCCTCCAGGGCTTCCAGCTCACTCACTCCCTGGGTGGCGGTACTGGCTCCGGCATGGGCACTCTGCTCATCAGCAAGATCCGCGAGGAGTACCCCGACCGCATCATGAACACCTTCAGCGTGGTGCCGTCTCCCAAGGTGTCCGACACTGTGGTGGAGCCCTACAACGCCACTCTCTCTGTCCACCAGCTGGTGGAGAACACAGATGAGACCTACTGCATTGACAACGAGGCTCTCTATGATATCTGCTTCCGCACTCTGAAGCTCACCACCCCGACATACGGAGATCTTAATCATTTGGTGTCCGCCACCATGAGCGGGGTGACCACATGTCTGCGTTTCCCTGGCCAGCTCAACGCCGACCTCCGTAAACTAGCAGTCAACATGGTGCCCTTCCCCCGCCTGCACTTCTTCATGCCGGGCTTTGCCCCTCTCACCAGCAGGGGCAGCCAGCAGTACCGCGCCCTGTCTGTGCCCGAGCTCACCCAGCAGATgttcgacgccaagaacatgatGGCTGCCTGTGACCCACGTCACGGCCGCTACCTCACCGTGGCAGCCGTGTTCAGGGGCCGCATGTCCATGAAGGAGGTCGATGAGCAGATGTTGAACGTGCAGAACAAGAACAGCAGCTACTTCGTCGAATGGATCCCGAACAACGTGAAGACCGCCGTCTGTGACATCCCGCCCCGTGGTCTCAAAATGTCCGCCACTTTTATCGGCAACAGCACGGCCATCCAGGAGCTGTTCAAGCGCATCGGTGAGCAGTTCACCGCCATGTTCCGCCGTAAGGCCTTCCTCCACTGGTACACCGGTGAGGGCATGGATGAGATGGAGTTCACCGAGGCGGAAAGCAACATGAATGACCTGGTGTCCGAGTACCAGCAGTACCAGGATGCCACCACTGAGGAGGGAGAGtttgaggaagagggagaggaggaagtggccTAA
- the crb3a gene encoding protein crumbs homolog 3a — translation MLDPMKCTRADAPKPESALTLPCWSRVEMAACLDVLVMPGVLVRSVLLLVLSSNPVWGNYTTLASDTRSNNTAAPNIAAIVAPTVTLGVLAIVLAVLGWLLCVVKKRRQTEGTYRPSAEEQSGACGMAAPDALKLPKEERLI, via the exons ATGTTGGACCCAATGAAATGTACCCGAGCTGATGCCCCAAAGCCAGAGTCTGCCCTCACTTTGCCCTGCTGGTCACGGGTAGAGATGGCAGCGTGTCTGGATGTGCTGGTCATGCCTGGAGTTTTGGTCAGGAGTGTTTTACTGCTGGTACTGAGCAGTAATCCTGTGTGGG GGAATTATACTACGCTAGCAAGTGACACCCGTTCTAATAACACTGCT GCACCCAACATCGCAGCTATCGTGGCCCCCACGGTGACGCTGGGTGTCCTGGCCATCGTGTTGGCTGTGCTCGGCTGGCTCCTCTGCGTGGTGAAAAAGAGGAGACAGACTGAAGGGACGTATAGACCCAGTGCGGAGGAACAGTCTGGTGCATGCGGCATGGCGGCACCAGATGCTCTAAAGTTACCAAAGGAGGAAAGACTCATTTGA
- the asf1ba gene encoding histone chaperone asf1b-A: MAKVQVLNVAVLDNPSPFGNPFQFEITFECMEDLPEDLEWKIIYVGSAESEEYDQILDSVLVGPVPAGRHMFVFQADAPNTGLIPESDAVGVTVVLITCTYRGQEFIRIGYYVNNEYTEPELRENPPIKPDYTQLQRNILASNPRVTRFHINWDGCAERMEDCENVDPASNSMLPPSCLPGKAPPLGILPDNSMDCL; this comes from the exons ATGGCGAAGGTACAGGTGTTGAATGTGGCTGTCCTGGATAACCCGAGTCCCTTTGGAAACCCTTTTCAGTTTGAGATCACGTTTGAGTGCATGGAGGACCTTCCCGAAG ACCTGGAATGGAAGATCATCTACGTTGGCTCGGCAGAGAGTGAAGAGTACGATCAAATCCTCGACTCGGTCTTGGTCGGCCCAGTGCCAGCTGGGAGACACATGTTCGTGTTTCAG GCTGATGCCCCAAACACTGGATTGATTCCTGAAAGTGATGCTGTTGGTGTGACTGTCGTGCTGATAACCTGCACATACCGGGGGCAGGAGTTCATTCGGATTGGTTACTATGTGAACAATGAATACACAGAACCAGAGCTTCGGGAAAATCCACCGATCAAGCCAGactacacacag CTCCAGAGAAATATTCTGGCATCAAACCCACGTGTGACCAGATTCCATATAAACTGGGACGGTTGTGCAGAGCGAATGGAAGACTGTGAAAACGTGGATCCTGCGTCAAACTCCATGCTCCCTCCATCGTGTCTCCCAGGCAAGGCCCCACCCTTAGGGATACTACCAGATAACTCGATGGACTGCTTATAG